In the genome of Catenovulum adriaticum, one region contains:
- a CDS encoding DUF1553 domain-containing protein, whose protein sequence is MLLHTGKDKFALLILRLFQRFGYYSCLILFCLTGIGCSDSTNSSSQVELPKLVNFNWHIRPVLSDNCFGCHGGADNPAAGLQLDLFSTATAELVESPGKYAIVPGKPQESEIIRRMSSTDENLVMPPSDAHSTITDYEIALVSKWIEQGAEYKKHWAFEPLSTPAIVEEATPSATIDTLIQTTLANKGLTQQPEADKTSLIRRVSFDLTGLPPSLSDVDQFVADNSDKSYAQLVERLLSSPQYGERMAADWLELARYADSDGYLDDKHRQVHPWRDWVIEAFNTNMSYKDFATYQLAGDLLPNANKDQVLATAFNRLHKKNSEAGIDFEQYRMEYVADRTDTFGTAFLGMTVGCARCHDHKYDPISHIDYYSISAFFNSTNELGTAVYGPDQTPGPSLLLTTDEQDQQIVLLEQSIAKLENEVASLSENQQQQGSTHQIDQHKKADLTAYYSFDTAQVNREQDAKEEALSPNTIDTKQPAKLKEPIWVDGYKGKGFEYSDYNYAKLDPKVADFERTQAFSVEFWLKPAKSYDDNAIFVHAESLRLGFKGYSLHLVDGNKLKFIMAHSWPTNAIQLTTTNSVPVNEWSHIAFTYDGSSKANGLSLYVNGQRQSVSNDIDNLYRTIKFIPDIHTYGFDGFVLGQKHQISPIKGSTVDEIKIYQRQLAELEVLQSAKPKALQTLAHAQRQNLEQQHNLLTSNSYLALQAELYKLREEINKIKSTAPEIMVMGDLPEPRDTFRLDRGAFNQPKEQVFPNTPEAILGFDESLPKNRIGLAQWLFNEENPLTARVFVNRIWQMHFGRGLVATSNNFGSQGDLPTYPAVLDYLANYFRESGWDIKELHRVIVNTQTYKQSSKAPVEQIENDPQNIWLARGPGSRLTAEMIRDNALAISGLLVDKIGGPSVYPYQPDGLWDSLTDKHWRYKYPSAQESGEGLYRRSIYTFVKRSSPPPSMSIFDAGGREQCKVSRMTTSTPLQALTLLNDTQFVEAARVLAEKSLTQGQSINQQIEFIFRNATSREPSVAERTRLRQLYRQELARFEAEQQSAEALVAVGEHPVQEDLDTISTAALSIVASAVMNTDEAFSKR, encoded by the coding sequence ATGTTATTACATACAGGTAAGGATAAATTTGCCTTATTAATACTAAGACTATTTCAACGTTTTGGCTATTATTCTTGCCTAATTCTGTTTTGTCTGACCGGAATAGGGTGTTCTGATTCTACAAATTCGTCGAGTCAGGTTGAACTTCCCAAATTGGTAAACTTTAATTGGCACATCAGACCCGTATTATCAGATAACTGTTTTGGTTGTCATGGCGGTGCGGATAATCCTGCCGCGGGTTTGCAGTTAGATTTATTTTCAACAGCAACGGCTGAATTAGTTGAGTCACCTGGAAAGTATGCAATTGTGCCTGGCAAGCCACAAGAAAGTGAAATAATTCGCCGAATGTCATCCACTGATGAAAATCTAGTTATGCCACCTTCAGACGCGCATTCAACCATTACTGACTATGAAATCGCTTTAGTCAGCAAATGGATAGAACAGGGGGCAGAGTACAAAAAACATTGGGCATTTGAGCCTCTGTCTACTCCAGCTATCGTTGAAGAAGCAACACCTTCAGCAACAATCGATACTTTAATTCAGACAACTTTAGCAAATAAAGGGCTAACCCAACAACCTGAAGCAGATAAAACATCATTAATCAGACGCGTTTCGTTCGACCTGACTGGGTTGCCGCCATCGCTTTCTGATGTTGATCAATTTGTAGCAGACAATAGCGATAAATCCTACGCACAATTGGTGGAACGTTTGTTAAGTTCGCCACAATATGGTGAGCGTATGGCAGCAGACTGGTTAGAGTTAGCCAGGTATGCAGATTCTGATGGGTATCTAGATGATAAACACCGCCAAGTTCACCCTTGGCGAGATTGGGTTATCGAAGCATTTAATACCAATATGTCATATAAAGATTTTGCCACTTACCAGTTAGCGGGTGACTTATTGCCAAATGCAAACAAAGATCAAGTATTAGCGACAGCATTTAATCGTTTACACAAAAAGAACTCAGAAGCGGGTATCGATTTTGAGCAGTACAGAATGGAATACGTTGCAGATCGTACCGATACTTTTGGCACTGCATTTTTAGGTATGACGGTAGGATGTGCGCGCTGCCACGACCACAAATACGATCCCATTTCACATATTGATTATTATTCAATTTCGGCGTTTTTTAATAGTACGAACGAATTAGGTACCGCGGTTTATGGGCCAGACCAAACGCCAGGTCCGAGTTTATTGTTAACAACAGATGAGCAAGACCAACAAATTGTACTATTGGAACAGTCCATTGCTAAATTAGAAAATGAAGTTGCGTCACTTTCTGAAAATCAGCAACAACAAGGATCAACGCATCAAATTGACCAACATAAAAAAGCAGATTTGACCGCATATTATAGCTTTGACACAGCTCAGGTAAACAGAGAACAAGATGCGAAAGAAGAAGCCTTAAGCCCGAACACAATAGATACTAAACAGCCAGCAAAACTGAAAGAACCTATTTGGGTGGATGGTTATAAAGGTAAAGGCTTTGAATATAGCGACTATAACTACGCTAAACTCGACCCTAAAGTCGCAGATTTTGAACGTACACAAGCATTTAGTGTTGAGTTTTGGTTAAAACCGGCAAAAAGTTATGATGACAACGCAATTTTTGTTCACGCTGAGTCACTCCGACTTGGTTTTAAAGGATATTCATTGCATTTAGTCGACGGAAACAAGCTTAAATTTATTATGGCACACTCATGGCCAACCAACGCAATTCAGCTTACAACCACAAACTCTGTGCCTGTAAATGAATGGTCACATATTGCATTTACTTACGATGGCTCATCGAAAGCAAACGGTTTAAGTTTATATGTTAATGGTCAACGCCAAAGTGTATCTAATGATATAGATAACCTCTATCGTACGATTAAATTTATTCCAGACATTCACACCTACGGCTTTGATGGGTTTGTATTAGGTCAAAAACATCAAATTAGCCCAATTAAAGGGAGTACGGTTGATGAAATTAAAATTTACCAACGCCAACTGGCTGAATTAGAAGTATTACAGAGTGCCAAACCTAAAGCATTACAAACGCTAGCACATGCTCAGCGCCAGAACTTAGAGCAACAGCATAATTTGCTTACTTCTAACAGCTACCTAGCGTTACAAGCTGAGTTGTACAAGCTTAGAGAAGAAATTAATAAAATAAAATCTACTGCGCCAGAAATTATGGTTATGGGCGATTTACCTGAGCCTAGAGACACATTCCGCCTAGATCGTGGTGCATTTAACCAACCAAAAGAACAAGTGTTTCCCAATACACCTGAGGCAATCTTAGGCTTTGATGAAAGTTTACCTAAAAATCGAATTGGTTTAGCGCAGTGGTTGTTTAATGAAGAAAATCCTCTAACTGCACGTGTATTTGTAAACCGTATTTGGCAAATGCATTTTGGTCGTGGTTTGGTTGCTACATCTAACAACTTTGGAAGCCAAGGGGATTTACCAACCTATCCGGCTGTTTTGGACTATCTGGCCAATTACTTTAGAGAGTCAGGTTGGGACATCAAGGAGTTGCACCGAGTCATTGTAAATACCCAGACTTACAAGCAGTCATCAAAAGCCCCGGTAGAGCAAATTGAAAATGATCCGCAAAATATTTGGTTAGCCAGAGGACCTGGGTCTAGGCTAACTGCTGAAATGATTCGTGATAATGCGCTCGCTATCAGCGGCTTGTTGGTTGACAAGATAGGTGGCCCAAGCGTGTACCCATATCAACCAGACGGGTTATGGGATTCTTTAACGGATAAACATTGGCGCTATAAATATCCGTCAGCACAAGAATCAGGTGAAGGTTTGTATCGACGCAGTATTTATACCTTTGTAAAACGTTCATCACCACCACCGTCTATGTCAATTTTTGATGCCGGTGGGCGTGAGCAATGCAAAGTGTCTCGCATGACAACCAGTACCCCTTTGCAAGCCTTAACCTTGCTAAACGATACTCAGTTTGTAGAAGCGGCGCGAGTATTGGCAGAAAAATCATTGACGCAGGGACAATCTATTAATCAGCAAATAGAGTTTATATTCCGCAATGCAACCAGTCGGGAACCGAGCGTGGCAGAACGTACAAGATTACGCCAGTTGTATCGGCAAGAGTTAGCGAGGTTTGAAGCAGAGCAACAATCCGCTGAAGCACTTGTTGCTGTCGGTGAACACCCAGTACAAGAAGACTTAGATACGATAAGCACCGCAGCGCTCAGTATTGTCGCAAGTGCTGTTATGAACACAGACGAAGCCTTTAGCAAACGGTAG
- a CDS encoding c-type cytochrome domain-containing protein, producing the protein MQEFIYFLGRFHVLALHVPFGVLFAAILFDCVSRYFNTDDSKVSFYRATTLLWGFGFISALAAIILGYFHSMEPGFGGQSVSLHMWSAIALACVVFVIFLRRLFSKPLSILKSEIAGFNFAVLVMLVLTGHYGGNITHGETYLTDYAPAPLKSVLGIKDIDQVTAELSIDQLETFNHVVQPMLQSKCASCHNNDKRKGQLSLASYEQIVKGGKNGSGVTANDLSKSEIYQRIILPPEHKLYMPKSGKKPFTEDEIKVFAWWVKQGAPQTEKVIDMNPTDDVLNLIKQITGVDSEQAPQLPTMSFDENKIAENGFYYRQVAQGNPLLKLSFSTFKHAFGPEQIALLSSIAPYVYSLELRKAEINDDILQQLPVMENLQVLNLAENPIQGTGLYHLQKFKSLKVLNLFATQITKDSSEVLANMKALKKVYIWQTPMYEAVGEYAVYAN; encoded by the coding sequence GTGCAAGAGTTTATTTATTTTTTAGGCCGTTTTCACGTATTGGCTTTGCATGTTCCTTTTGGGGTATTGTTTGCGGCGATTCTTTTCGACTGTGTTAGCCGCTATTTTAACACTGATGACAGTAAAGTAAGTTTTTATCGTGCAACGACTTTGCTGTGGGGATTTGGGTTTATCAGCGCTTTAGCAGCTATTATACTGGGTTATTTTCACTCAATGGAACCAGGATTTGGTGGACAGAGTGTTAGCTTACACATGTGGAGCGCTATTGCACTAGCCTGTGTGGTATTTGTTATATTTTTACGCCGCTTATTTAGCAAACCTTTAAGTATACTGAAGTCAGAAATAGCTGGATTTAACTTCGCCGTATTGGTGATGTTAGTCTTGACCGGCCATTATGGTGGCAACATTACCCATGGTGAAACCTATTTAACCGACTATGCACCAGCACCGTTAAAAAGTGTTTTAGGTATCAAAGACATAGATCAAGTCACTGCAGAGTTATCAATAGACCAACTAGAAACATTTAATCATGTAGTACAACCCATGTTACAGAGTAAGTGTGCCAGTTGCCATAACAACGATAAGCGTAAAGGTCAGTTATCACTTGCAAGTTACGAACAAATTGTTAAAGGTGGCAAAAATGGGTCTGGAGTTACCGCGAATGACCTTTCAAAAAGTGAGATATATCAACGAATAATATTGCCACCTGAGCATAAACTATATATGCCTAAATCAGGCAAAAAACCATTTACCGAAGATGAAATTAAAGTATTTGCTTGGTGGGTAAAGCAAGGCGCACCTCAAACAGAGAAAGTCATCGATATGAATCCAACGGATGATGTTTTAAATTTGATAAAGCAAATAACGGGTGTGGATAGCGAGCAAGCACCACAATTGCCTACCATGTCGTTTGATGAAAATAAAATTGCGGAAAACGGCTTTTACTATCGCCAAGTTGCACAAGGTAATCCTTTACTAAAACTCAGTTTTTCAACATTTAAACATGCATTTGGTCCAGAGCAGATAGCGCTCCTTTCTTCAATTGCACCCTACGTATATTCACTAGAGTTACGTAAAGCAGAGATCAACGATGATATATTGCAACAACTACCTGTGATGGAAAACCTGCAAGTTTTAAATTTAGCTGAAAACCCAATTCAAGGGACGGGTTTATACCACTTACAAAAGTTTAAAAGTTTAAAAGTGCTTAATTTATTTGCAACGCAGATAACCAAAGACAGTAGTGAAGTGTTGGCGAATATGAAGGCTTTGAAAAAAGTATACATAT
- a CDS encoding DUF1501 domain-containing protein — MNKLNFEQNVFNQLSRRSFLKKTSLGLGTIALNSMLNPSALAANPLNGLLGSGHFPAKAKRVIFLCQAGGPSQLESFDYKPKLVDLHGQEIPPEVMGTQQVSGMVASQTTFPLVKSAFDFYQYGESGAWVSELFPHTAKMVDDLCFIKSMQSDQINHEPAVMLLQTGFQLNGRPSIGSWVNYGLGSDNNNLPGFVTMVSKGKSPSQPISAAAWSNGFLPSHHQGVQFRSGKDPVLYLNNPEGVDMRSRRNALDAIVDLNKMQQEKWMDPAISSKIADYEMAYRMQMSVPEVVDLSKEPDYIFDMYGEDARTPGTYAANCLLARRLAEQDVKFIQLYHTGWDHHGDLPKHMKTQAKETDQASAALIQDLKMRGMLDDTLVIWGGEFGRTSFSQGQLTATSYGRDHHIKAFTYWMAGGGVKPGFSYGETDDYSYNVVKDPVHIYDFQATLLHLLGIDHTKLTYKFQGRRFRLTEVHGHVVKSILA, encoded by the coding sequence ATGAATAAACTAAATTTTGAACAAAACGTTTTTAATCAGTTAAGTCGACGTTCTTTTTTGAAAAAAACCAGTTTAGGGCTAGGTACTATCGCCCTAAATTCGATGCTTAATCCAAGTGCACTTGCGGCAAATCCTCTAAACGGTTTACTTGGCAGTGGCCATTTTCCAGCTAAAGCAAAAAGGGTAATTTTTTTGTGCCAAGCTGGTGGTCCTTCTCAGTTGGAATCTTTCGACTATAAACCTAAGTTGGTCGATTTGCACGGCCAGGAAATTCCGCCTGAAGTGATGGGGACGCAGCAAGTCAGTGGCATGGTCGCATCACAAACAACATTCCCGCTAGTAAAATCAGCGTTTGATTTTTACCAGTATGGGGAGAGTGGCGCTTGGGTTTCAGAGTTATTTCCACATACCGCGAAAATGGTTGATGATTTATGTTTTATTAAATCTATGCAATCAGATCAAATTAACCATGAGCCAGCAGTCATGTTATTGCAAACCGGCTTTCAGCTAAACGGCCGGCCGTCTATTGGCTCTTGGGTGAATTATGGCTTAGGTAGCGATAATAATAATTTACCTGGTTTTGTCACTATGGTTTCAAAAGGAAAATCACCAAGCCAGCCGATTAGTGCTGCCGCATGGAGCAATGGTTTTTTACCATCACACCACCAAGGTGTTCAATTCCGCTCGGGTAAAGACCCAGTGTTGTATCTTAATAACCCCGAAGGTGTGGATATGCGTTCTCGGCGAAACGCACTTGATGCGATTGTGGATTTAAATAAGATGCAGCAAGAAAAATGGATGGATCCAGCTATTAGTTCGAAGATAGCGGACTATGAAATGGCTTACCGAATGCAGATGTCAGTGCCTGAAGTAGTTGATTTGTCGAAAGAGCCTGACTACATATTTGATATGTATGGTGAAGACGCTCGTACACCGGGCACATACGCAGCCAACTGTTTATTAGCTCGGCGACTCGCTGAACAGGATGTTAAGTTCATCCAACTATACCACACAGGCTGGGATCACCATGGTGACTTACCTAAACATATGAAAACGCAAGCCAAAGAAACCGATCAAGCCTCAGCCGCACTAATACAAGATTTAAAAATGCGTGGCATGTTAGACGATACTTTAGTTATTTGGGGCGGTGAGTTTGGTCGTACTTCTTTTTCGCAAGGGCAATTAACCGCAACCAGTTATGGTCGAGATCATCACATTAAAGCTTTCACTTATTGGATGGCAGGCGGTGGTGTCAAACCAGGGTTTAGCTATGGCGAAACCGATGACTACAGTTATAACGTTGTTAAAGACCCTGTGCACATATACGACTTTCAAGCAACCTTGTTGCATTTATTGGGGATAGACCACACCAAACTAACCTACAAGTTTCAAGGACGTCGATTCCGCTTAACCGAAGTCCACGGCCATGTTGTTAAGTCTATTTTGGCTTAA